The window CATTTTCCAGTGCCTTACAGGCGAGGAAAATAACCCGGTAGAAAAGCTGATCATCACCGCCTCGGGCGGGCCTTTCCGTGGCCGCAGCCTTGATTTTTTGACCGGTGTAAGCCGTGAAGAGGCGTTAAAACATCCCAACTGGGTAATGGGTGCCAAAATCACTATCGATTCGGCATCGCTCATGAATAAGGGACTGGAAGTGATAGAGGCAAAGTGGCTTTTTGATGTAGATGCAGACCAGATTGATGTGGTGGTTCACCCGCAATCCATCATTCACTCCATGGTGCAATTCAGGGATGGATCAATCAAAGCACAAATGGGCTTGCCGGATATGAAGCTGCCCATCCAGTATGCCCTTACCTACCCTAACCGCATTCAAAATGATTTTAAGCGCTTTGATTTTACCGCTTACCCTAACCTGACTTTCGAAAAACCAGACCTGGAAACTTTTCGTAATCTTGGTTTAGCTTATGCCGCATTAAAACAAGGTGGCAACATGCCTTGTATTATTAATGCGGCCAACGAGATTGCCGTTGCAGGTTTTTTAAATAACAGCATCGGTTTCCTGGCCATGAGCGATTTAATTGAAGAGTGTATGCAGCAAATCGCCTTTGTATCGCAGCCAACCATAACCGATTATTTGAATACCGACAAAGAAACACGCATCTTTGCGCAAAATTTTATACAAAAACTGCCGTTAAAGGCAATAAACTATTAATAGATAAATATAACGAATGAGTATAGTGATCATGGTAGGCCAGCTTGTACTGGGCCTTTCAATTTTAATCATCCTGCACGAACTGGGGCACTTTTTAACGGCCCGGGCTTTCGGGATTAAAGTAGATAAATTTTATTTGTTTTTTGACGCATGGAATATCAGCCTGTTTAAGTTTACATATAAAGGTGTTGAATATGGCATTGGCTGGCTGCCTTTAGGTGGCTATGTTAAAATTGCCGGTATGATAGATGAATCGATGGATACCGACCAGATGGCCGGTCCGCCGCAGCCCTGGGAGTTCCGTTCAAAACCAGCATGGCAGCGTTTAATTGTAATGCTTGGCGGCGTTACAGTTAACATTATTTTAGGTATCGTTATATTTTGGATCCTGACTATCCGCTTCGGCGAAAGCTATATCCCTAACGCCAGCGCCAAATTTGGGATAGTACCCGGCGTGGTAGGTAAAAAAATAGGCTTATTGCCGGGCGATAAAATTACCGCTGTTAATGGTAAAGAAATTGTACGTTTTGACGATTTAACCAGCCCAAAAGTATTGCTCGAAAACACCGTATTCACCGTAGTGCGCGGAGCCCAAACATTAAGCATTACGGTACCGCATACCATATTAAATGATTTGGCCGATCATGGTATCGAAGAATTTATCAGCCGCGTACCACGTACCAAATTTTCTGTCGATTCTGTTTATGGTAATGCTAAAAAAGCAGGCCTGCAAAAAGGCGATAGCGTGGTGGCAGTAAACGGCCAACCAGTAGTATTTTTTGACGAGATGCAAAGCCAGCTTGCGGCAAACAAAGGTAAGGTGGTTGACCTGAGCGTAAAACGCAACAACGCCATTTTGCCATTAAAAGCCCAGGTAACCGCCGATGGTACTATTGGTTTTGCAAGGCCAAAAAGCGATTTCCCCGAAGTTAAGACCATAAAATACGGTTTCTTTCAATCTTTCCCCATCGGTGCAGCAAGGGCTATAAGTACCTTTACCGATAACGCCAAAGGCCTGGGCAAAATATTTAAAGGCGATGTTAAGTTTAACAAGGCTGTAAGCGGCCCGGTTGCCATAGCTAACCTGTTTGGCGGCACTATTGATTGGGTACACTTTTGGAGCCTGGTAGGCTTTTTATCAATGGTATTGGCGCTGATGAACCTGTTGCCTATCCCGGCACTTGACGGTGGCCATGCTGTATTCCTGATAGTGGAGATGATAAAAGGTAAACCACTGAGCGATAAGTTCCTGGAGCGCGCGCAAATTGTGGGCTTTGTAATACTGGTTACCCTGATGGTATTTGTTTTTGGAAACGATATTGTAAATAAGGTAATGAAGAAATAAGCCGAAAGCTAAAAGCAGAAGGCTGAAAGCTATAAAAGAACGGCCCGGAGATTTTATCTCCGGGCCGTTTTGGTTTGTGACCAGCGGGACCTGTCCGATTACAACTTCAATTTTTATCTGTCAGTACGCAGTATAATTTCCGATATTTACCAGCCATGTACACGCTTAAATACCAGGAATTTTCTGAGGCCTTATACCAGGCATTGCAGCCCGATCCGTTTTATATCAGGTTATTACAATCAATCCCCGGCGATAAGGAGAAACAGGAGGCTTTAATAAGCTACCTTGATTATTCGATGTACGAGGCCGAAAAATATGGACTACTGTTTATTCCCGGCCAACACAGGTATGGCGCGTCTGTATGGAGTAAGCCCTTAAGTACTGCGCTTGAATCAGAAAAAGGGCAGGAAAAGAAGATGTTTTTGAAAGCCAATTTGGGTGATGGCGTGCTTGATGCCTATGTACAAATGGTAGATTTCATGTCGACTAAGGTTGATGGCTTAATTCCGGCAGACGCCTGGTACCTGTCAATAGTCGGCATCAAACCGGAGTTTCAGGGTAAAGGTTTAGGTGTC is drawn from Mucilaginibacter ginsenosidivorax and contains these coding sequences:
- a CDS encoding 1-deoxy-D-xylulose-5-phosphate reductoisomerase; translation: MSKQIKNIAILGSTGSIGTQTLEVIKGNNNLFRAFLITAHSNAELLISQAIEFMPAYAIICDTGKYLQVKEALAHLPIEVLAGHQAIIDTVTHPEIDVVLTAMVGFAGLEPTIAAIKAGKDIALANKETLVVAGEIVTALAKQHGVNILPVDSEHSAIFQCLTGEENNPVEKLIITASGGPFRGRSLDFLTGVSREEALKHPNWVMGAKITIDSASLMNKGLEVIEAKWLFDVDADQIDVVVHPQSIIHSMVQFRDGSIKAQMGLPDMKLPIQYALTYPNRIQNDFKRFDFTAYPNLTFEKPDLETFRNLGLAYAALKQGGNMPCIINAANEIAVAGFLNNSIGFLAMSDLIEECMQQIAFVSQPTITDYLNTDKETRIFAQNFIQKLPLKAINY
- the rseP gene encoding RIP metalloprotease RseP — encoded protein: MSIVIMVGQLVLGLSILIILHELGHFLTARAFGIKVDKFYLFFDAWNISLFKFTYKGVEYGIGWLPLGGYVKIAGMIDESMDTDQMAGPPQPWEFRSKPAWQRLIVMLGGVTVNIILGIVIFWILTIRFGESYIPNASAKFGIVPGVVGKKIGLLPGDKITAVNGKEIVRFDDLTSPKVLLENTVFTVVRGAQTLSITVPHTILNDLADHGIEEFISRVPRTKFSVDSVYGNAKKAGLQKGDSVVAVNGQPVVFFDEMQSQLAANKGKVVDLSVKRNNAILPLKAQVTADGTIGFARPKSDFPEVKTIKYGFFQSFPIGAARAISTFTDNAKGLGKIFKGDVKFNKAVSGPVAIANLFGGTIDWVHFWSLVGFLSMVLALMNLLPIPALDGGHAVFLIVEMIKGKPLSDKFLERAQIVGFVILVTLMVFVFGNDIVNKVMKK
- a CDS encoding GNAT family N-acetyltransferase, whose protein sequence is MYTLKYQEFSEALYQALQPDPFYIRLLQSIPGDKEKQEALISYLDYSMYEAEKYGLLFIPGQHRYGASVWSKPLSTALESEKGQEKKMFLKANLGDGVLDAYVQMVDFMSTKVDGLIPADAWYLSIVGIKPEFQGKGLGVGLINEILEKTDKLGLSTYLETFTPRNISFYNRLGYEESASFLEPVTNATYWVMQREARG